In Rubrobacter radiotolerans DSM 5868, a genomic segment contains:
- a CDS encoding alpha/beta hydrolase, protein MNLSVAVREYGYWLGIINLLLGIFCLLSGHPARKVPGLLNLLSGTLLFVPVLQALGMSDRLHQQLTQSFGDSISVSNKVPFSIIRLFGSAAERLRDVEISTHVYSRAAGRELKLDFYSDGDLALRQPCVVVLAGGSWQRSDRRRFATLNPYLASLGYRVAAVEYRTAPEFRFPSALDDVRVALSYLKENADFLGLDPNRFVLLGRSAGAQLALLEAYTGTDDHICGVVSFYGAIDLPYAYANPPDPKIVDVRRLLEDYLGGSPNTDEEVYREASPINFVGPDSPPTLIFHGDRDEMVSHEQSERLARRLTDSSVAHLLVSLPWATHGFDHNFYGPGGQISTYAVEAFLSAVTQSEVQ, encoded by the coding sequence ATGAACCTCTCTGTAGCAGTTCGGGAATACGGTTACTGGCTGGGAATTATCAACCTGCTGCTCGGCATTTTCTGTCTGCTATCGGGCCATCCGGCACGTAAAGTTCCGGGTCTTCTCAACCTGCTCTCGGGGACGCTGCTTTTTGTTCCCGTGCTCCAGGCTCTCGGTATGTCCGACCGTCTCCACCAGCAACTCACACAGTCTTTTGGAGATTCGATCAGCGTCTCTAACAAAGTTCCTTTCAGTATCATCAGGCTGTTTGGCTCTGCAGCAGAAAGATTACGAGACGTCGAAATAAGCACGCACGTCTACAGTAGAGCTGCCGGGCGGGAGTTGAAGCTGGATTTCTATTCAGATGGCGACCTTGCTCTCCGACAACCGTGCGTCGTGGTTCTGGCTGGAGGTTCCTGGCAACGCTCAGACAGGAGAAGATTCGCGACTTTGAATCCTTACCTGGCTTCGCTTGGTTACCGGGTCGCTGCGGTCGAGTACAGAACCGCGCCTGAGTTCCGCTTTCCGAGCGCGCTCGATGACGTGCGGGTGGCTTTGAGCTACCTGAAGGAGAACGCAGACTTTCTCGGCCTGGATCCAAACCGTTTCGTGCTTCTCGGGAGATCCGCGGGGGCGCAACTCGCACTGCTTGAGGCATATACCGGCACTGACGACCACATTTGTGGTGTGGTTTCTTTTTACGGAGCGATAGATCTACCATACGCTTATGCAAATCCACCGGATCCAAAAATCGTAGATGTCCGCAGGCTGCTGGAGGACTATCTCGGAGGATCTCCGAATACAGACGAAGAGGTCTACCGGGAAGCCTCACCGATCAACTTCGTAGGTCCCGACTCCCCACCGACCCTGATTTTTCACGGGGATCGGGATGAGATGGTTTCTCACGAGCAGAGCGAGCGTCTTGCACGGCGGCTGACAGATTCTTCGGTGGCGCATCTGCTGGTAAGCTTGCCCTGGGCAACGCACGGCTTCGATCACAACTTCTACGGACCCGGGGGGCAGATCAGCACCTACGCCGTCGAGGCGTTCCTGTCAGCCGTAACGCAGAGCGAAGTACAGTAG
- the lexA gene encoding transcriptional repressor LexA, with translation MSDSMHPKRLAILRVVARSSGGEEMPTVRELADSVGLSSAQTVHYHLGILEEEGYIERGDAPSRKRRPLRLTERGWEAVGQTPMPGRVAAGRGLEAVAEDDYYSLNQVLGTLGGRRRYLLRVVGQSMTGAGIEDGDLLVVEEREDPPDGCVVVALIGEGEEVTVKKLYREMGEDGERVRLVPKNGDHRDIVLPADEVRVQGEVVFVIHPPRR, from the coding sequence TTGAGTGACTCTATGCATCCGAAGCGGCTCGCTATCTTGAGGGTGGTTGCGAGGTCTTCCGGTGGGGAGGAGATGCCTACGGTGCGGGAGCTTGCCGATTCTGTGGGTCTTTCGAGTGCCCAGACCGTTCACTACCATCTCGGAATACTGGAGGAAGAGGGCTACATAGAGCGCGGCGATGCACCTTCCAGGAAGCGTCGTCCTCTAAGGCTTACCGAGAGGGGATGGGAGGCAGTCGGTCAGACCCCGATGCCCGGACGAGTAGCAGCGGGACGGGGTCTCGAAGCGGTGGCCGAGGATGATTACTACTCGCTGAACCAGGTGCTTGGAACTCTCGGTGGTAGAAGGCGTTATCTGCTCCGGGTGGTTGGGCAGTCCATGACGGGGGCCGGGATAGAGGACGGGGATCTGCTCGTCGTGGAGGAGCGGGAAGACCCGCCGGACGGGTGCGTTGTCGTTGCCCTGATCGGCGAAGGAGAGGAGGTGACGGTGAAGAAGCTCTACCGGGAGATGGGCGAGGATGGGGAGAGGGTGAGGCTCGTACCGAAGAACGGGGATCACCGCGACATCGTGCTTCCTGCGGATGAGGTAAGGGTGCAGGGTGAGGTGGTGTTCGTGATCCACCCGCCGAGAAGGTAG
- a CDS encoding DNA polymerase III subunit alpha translates to MFTHQSTHLHVRSGYSWGYGTARPEELVRLAAEIGMKSLALTDQDSLFGVPTFLESCSEYGIAPIVGAEITMEDCRHLVLLAKSEAGYRNLCRLITSYRCSSEDRRRPHCSVERLLENAEGLICLTGAIPFGYISAPLLSNDTKTARHRADTLREAFGDGRLYVEITNDLTAGSRRRVSAVHRFARECGLPTVAANEVAYLVREDHRLHEVLAAASSLSPLPPPDYRPTDQLYLKDSRKMMKPFEGYPDALRNTEAIAERCAGVVSSSGKVHMPTANLKYGERTEKKLVRLATAGARRRYSEGEMPEVKRRLRRELSCIFALGFAPYFLLAREAVEIAKTEGLPVTGRGSSANSLVAHCLGITQPEPLSNRLLFERFLHEERIDPPDIDLDFSSTGREIVRNELVRRYEHLGVAETATVSTLSLRGAVRVAARALGHSPTEINALSKGVPSRFTDREHVYNSVSGWDEALFEPSMRGHRLQDRERYSLLLDLSWRLRGKLHQAGTHSGGLVFGTDSLHLSEIVPLEPSGIDGLLRVQADKDDLELLGLPKLDLLVLRIHDALHHAGELVSKRLSDEGKVDEGQKINPLSPPLEDKETYALIRTGKNIGMFQVESPGQMHLSQRLKPRRFEDLVAQISLFRPGPVRGDLVTPYVLRRNGLEPYRAITEKLEEVLRPTYGVLVYQEQVLEVAQAVAGFSFKEGDLLRRAMTKDRGPGAMDSIREEFTGRAMELRVPEREAGEVFGWIEGFSGYGFPKAHAASFAAITYASAYMRRHYPAEFFTGILDSQPMGFFSPRTVLNEARRVGVGILQPDIHLSGRGFTVEDGGSSVRVGLSYCKGLSLRAMDSILEEREKSPFVSVADLYRRTDVERDSLENLIRGSYLDTLANGSPSRTRGKLLAEASRLPKKKRRSGQDEIPVHPASWWFSSKSSVEYLPASTEDTEQDQWNVLGLNVSSHPLTANRKALTSLGAVAASEVMSFPSGTSRSQVRVAGLLETLQRPPTKSGRVVHFLLIEDESGVLQATIFEDVYRKYGHVLHESGSYLLDGVVERDRRRGASYLVSRIQSLDAVLQGTAGTVPDVVAAGSGAFVRARRRDRRAG, encoded by the coding sequence GTGTTCACTCATCAGTCCACCCACCTGCATGTAAGAAGCGGGTATTCGTGGGGATACGGTACAGCAAGACCGGAAGAGCTTGTCCGGCTGGCAGCAGAGATCGGGATGAAGTCTCTGGCCCTCACAGACCAGGACTCCCTGTTCGGAGTGCCAACCTTCCTTGAGTCATGCTCCGAGTACGGTATAGCTCCCATCGTAGGAGCGGAGATCACGATGGAAGATTGCAGACACCTCGTCCTGCTCGCAAAGAGCGAGGCGGGCTATCGCAACCTGTGTCGGCTCATCACGAGCTACCGCTGCTCCTCTGAAGATAGACGAAGGCCTCATTGTTCCGTAGAAAGGCTGCTCGAAAACGCAGAAGGTCTCATCTGCCTTACCGGAGCCATCCCGTTCGGCTACATATCTGCTCCACTTCTCTCCAATGACACGAAGACGGCGAGACACAGGGCAGACACTCTCAGAGAAGCGTTCGGAGATGGTCGGCTGTACGTGGAGATCACGAACGACCTCACCGCAGGCAGCCGCCGAAGAGTAAGCGCCGTCCACCGGTTCGCCAGAGAGTGCGGCCTGCCGACCGTAGCCGCGAACGAGGTCGCCTATCTGGTACGTGAAGACCATCGCCTGCACGAGGTTCTCGCAGCAGCGTCTAGCCTCTCCCCCCTCCCACCACCGGACTACCGTCCCACAGACCAGCTCTACCTGAAAGACTCCCGAAAGATGATGAAGCCCTTCGAAGGATACCCCGATGCTCTACGGAACACCGAAGCCATCGCAGAACGGTGCGCGGGGGTCGTGAGTAGCTCTGGCAAGGTACACATGCCAACGGCAAATCTGAAATACGGAGAGCGCACGGAGAAAAAGCTCGTCAGGCTAGCCACTGCCGGAGCCAGAAGGAGATACTCCGAGGGCGAGATGCCGGAGGTGAAGAGGAGACTGAGACGGGAACTCTCGTGCATCTTCGCCCTCGGTTTCGCACCCTACTTTCTCCTTGCACGTGAAGCAGTCGAGATAGCGAAGACCGAAGGGCTCCCGGTAACGGGACGGGGATCATCCGCGAACTCCCTCGTAGCCCACTGCCTCGGCATCACACAGCCCGAGCCTCTGTCCAACCGCCTCCTCTTCGAGCGTTTCCTGCACGAAGAACGGATTGACCCACCGGACATAGACCTCGACTTCTCCTCTACGGGACGTGAGATCGTCAGGAACGAACTGGTACGTCGCTATGAGCACCTCGGAGTAGCAGAGACCGCCACCGTCAGCACGCTCTCTTTGCGAGGAGCAGTCCGGGTAGCCGCACGCGCCCTCGGCCACTCCCCCACCGAGATAAACGCACTCTCGAAGGGAGTGCCCTCACGTTTCACAGACAGGGAGCACGTCTACAATTCTGTATCCGGCTGGGACGAGGCTCTCTTTGAACCCTCTATGAGAGGGCATCGCCTTCAGGACAGGGAGAGATACTCCCTGCTCCTCGACCTCTCGTGGAGGCTACGAGGTAAGCTCCACCAGGCGGGTACTCATTCTGGAGGTCTGGTATTTGGTACGGACTCGCTGCACCTCTCAGAGATAGTCCCCTTAGAACCATCCGGCATAGACGGCCTTCTCAGAGTACAGGCGGACAAGGACGACCTTGAACTGCTCGGCCTGCCGAAGCTCGACCTGCTCGTGTTGCGGATACACGACGCTCTGCACCATGCAGGAGAACTGGTCTCCAAACGTCTTTCGGATGAAGGGAAGGTAGACGAAGGTCAGAAGATAAACCCGCTCTCTCCTCCCCTGGAGGATAAGGAGACCTACGCTCTCATCCGCACCGGAAAGAACATCGGGATGTTCCAGGTCGAGAGTCCGGGACAGATGCACCTCTCCCAGAGGCTCAAGCCCCGCCGATTCGAAGACCTCGTCGCCCAGATATCCCTCTTCCGCCCCGGTCCCGTGAGAGGAGACCTCGTGACCCCGTACGTGCTGAGGAGGAATGGCCTCGAACCTTACCGGGCCATCACGGAGAAGCTAGAAGAGGTGCTTCGCCCTACCTACGGTGTCCTCGTCTACCAGGAGCAGGTACTGGAGGTAGCCCAGGCCGTTGCGGGGTTCTCGTTCAAGGAAGGGGATCTCTTAAGACGTGCCATGACAAAAGACCGGGGTCCGGGGGCTATGGACTCCATACGAGAGGAGTTCACAGGGCGAGCGATGGAGCTTAGAGTGCCGGAGAGGGAAGCGGGTGAGGTGTTCGGATGGATAGAGGGCTTCAGCGGCTACGGTTTTCCGAAGGCTCACGCAGCATCGTTCGCCGCCATCACCTACGCCTCGGCGTACATGAGACGCCACTATCCGGCGGAGTTCTTCACAGGGATACTCGACTCACAGCCGATGGGGTTCTTCTCTCCGAGAACCGTACTGAACGAAGCAAGGAGGGTAGGGGTAGGAATACTGCAGCCGGACATCCATCTCTCCGGACGGGGCTTCACGGTAGAAGATGGTGGGTCGTCCGTTCGGGTTGGTCTCTCCTACTGTAAGGGACTCTCTCTTAGAGCCATGGACTCCATCCTCGAAGAGAGGGAGAAGAGTCCGTTCGTCTCCGTAGCGGATCTCTACAGGAGAACGGACGTGGAGCGGGACTCACTGGAGAATCTGATCCGGGGCAGTTACCTGGACACTCTGGCCAATGGGTCACCGTCCCGTACTCGCGGGAAGCTCCTTGCAGAGGCATCACGGCTACCGAAGAAGAAGCGTAGGTCGGGACAGGACGAGATACCTGTACATCCTGCGAGTTGGTGGTTCTCATCGAAGAGCAGCGTGGAGTATCTTCCTGCTTCCACTGAGGATACCGAGCAGGATCAGTGGAACGTTCTCGGTCTTAACGTATCTTCCCATCCCCTCACTGCAAACAGAAAAGCTCTGACCAGTCTCGGGGCTGTGGCGGCGTCCGAGGTCATGTCTTTTCCCAGCGGGACCAGCAGGAGTCAGGTCCGGGTAGCGGGGCTGCTCGAAACGCTCCAGAGACCGCCCACAAAGAGCGGACGTGTCGTTCATTTCCTTCTGATAGAGGATGAGTCGGGGGTACTTCAGGCGACGATCTTCGAGGATGTGTACAGAAAGTACGGACACGTCCTGCACGAGTCCGGCTCTTATCTTCTCGATGGTGTAGTAGAGCGTGACCGCAGGCGTGGCGCGAGCTATCTGGTGAGCAGGATACAGAGCCTCGATGCGGTACTCCAGGGTACTGCAGGAACTGTGCCGGATGTGGTGGCGGCCGGCTCCGGAGCTTTTGTCCGGGCGAGGCGGCGCGACAGACGGGCTGGATAA
- a CDS encoding LTA synthase family protein — MRYSRVLQELCRMWWRPAPELLSGRGGATDGLDKRLRALKAVRIATLPEPVGLLEAVALMRSDVLFDLGFGLFWIGLFAATGGLARKWLVVPVFHAASLLLVLVSTGAHGFYQTTGSSLDFGTVNFFLTSPEEVWPVVESELSLGAALPGLVALLYILFGPALVVRALRKRTVRGAEPVSAPSPRRLLSSPLYLAGICLVTYALISFSSLPGGVSSGVADESFARDALVNVALSEIEAAGGKPEVDAEAIRADLPTDTELVATDGTRKKNVVMIILESTRAQSVTPYNPDLDTTPYLDDLSRQSLFAEEAYAIVPHTTNALTASICGIVPPDRKNTESLGDEIPGRCLPELLGEQGYNSAFIQSPTENFERRPEVASNMGFQDFLSEEDFDTEGFQRANYFGYEDDALLEPSRRWLEENADDGPFMVTYNTITPHHQYLAPDTYGRKEFSEDEIVDDYQNSVRYMDFFVENLISQYKEMGLYDDTIFVIQGDHGEGFGEHGRYQHDNVLWNEGIQIPLIVLDPSREARNIQPPASELDILPTVTDLLGYRIEGGEYPGSSLTELPEDRTLRFSCWYENKCIASLRGDLKYIYNYGTQSDEVYDLSRDPKEKNNIIDSLPAEEINARQEDLLRWDAETSAAYSE; from the coding sequence ATGCGGTACTCCAGGGTACTGCAGGAACTGTGCCGGATGTGGTGGCGGCCGGCTCCGGAGCTTTTGTCCGGGCGAGGCGGCGCGACAGACGGGCTGGATAAGAGATTACGTGCCCTGAAGGCGGTTCGTATAGCTACGCTTCCCGAACCCGTCGGGCTGCTCGAAGCGGTTGCTCTGATGCGGTCGGATGTACTCTTCGATCTCGGCTTTGGCTTGTTCTGGATCGGTCTCTTCGCTGCGACCGGTGGTCTGGCTAGGAAGTGGCTCGTCGTCCCGGTGTTTCACGCAGCTTCACTCTTGCTCGTGCTGGTATCCACCGGGGCGCACGGCTTCTACCAGACCACCGGGTCTTCTCTGGACTTCGGAACCGTCAACTTTTTTCTCACTTCCCCCGAAGAGGTCTGGCCAGTCGTCGAGAGCGAACTCAGTCTTGGAGCGGCACTCCCCGGTCTGGTCGCTCTGCTCTACATCCTCTTCGGGCCTGCACTTGTAGTGCGTGCGCTCCGAAAAAGAACTGTAAGGGGAGCGGAACCAGTCAGCGCTCCATCCCCGCGTCGGCTTCTATCGTCTCCGCTCTACCTTGCGGGCATCTGCTTGGTGACTTACGCCCTCATCTCTTTCTCTTCACTACCGGGTGGCGTATCGAGCGGCGTGGCTGACGAGTCGTTTGCCAGGGACGCCTTAGTGAACGTGGCGCTGTCGGAGATCGAAGCCGCCGGGGGTAAGCCGGAAGTAGACGCCGAGGCGATACGAGCCGATCTCCCGACCGACACCGAGCTTGTGGCAACCGACGGCACGCGGAAGAAGAACGTGGTCATGATCATTCTTGAGTCAACGAGGGCGCAATCGGTAACGCCTTACAACCCCGACCTCGATACGACCCCGTACCTGGACGATTTATCCAGGCAGAGCCTCTTCGCCGAAGAGGCTTACGCGATCGTGCCACACACGACGAACGCGCTCACGGCGTCTATCTGCGGCATCGTCCCTCCTGACAGGAAAAACACGGAGTCGCTCGGTGACGAGATACCCGGCAGATGCCTGCCGGAGTTGCTCGGCGAGCAGGGCTACAACTCCGCGTTCATACAATCCCCCACCGAGAACTTCGAGCGTCGCCCAGAGGTCGCATCCAACATGGGTTTTCAGGACTTTCTCTCCGAAGAGGATTTTGACACGGAAGGGTTCCAGCGGGCCAACTACTTCGGCTACGAGGACGACGCGCTGCTCGAACCGAGCCGCCGGTGGCTCGAAGAGAACGCGGACGATGGGCCGTTTATGGTCACGTACAACACGATCACACCGCACCATCAGTACCTCGCGCCCGATACCTACGGTCGGAAGGAATTTTCTGAGGACGAGATCGTGGACGACTACCAGAACTCTGTTCGCTACATGGATTTTTTCGTGGAGAACTTGATCTCCCAGTACAAGGAGATGGGTCTTTACGACGATACGATCTTCGTTATACAGGGAGATCACGGCGAGGGCTTCGGCGAACACGGCAGATATCAGCACGACAACGTACTCTGGAACGAAGGAATACAGATCCCGCTCATAGTCCTCGACCCGTCGCGCGAAGCAAGGAACATACAGCCGCCCGCGAGCGAACTCGACATCCTCCCCACGGTCACGGATCTCCTCGGCTACCGGATAGAGGGCGGCGAGTATCCCGGAAGCTCCCTGACAGAACTCCCCGAAGACCGCACGCTCAGGTTCAGTTGCTGGTACGAGAACAAGTGCATCGCCAGCCTCAGAGGAGACCTCAAATACATCTACAACTACGGTACACAGTCCGACGAGGTCTACGACCTTTCCAGAGACCCCAAAGAGAAAAACAACATCATTGACAGCCTGCCCGCCGAAGAGATCAACGCCCGTCAGGAAGACTTGCTCAGATGGGACGCCGAGACAAGCGCCGCATACTCCGAGTAG
- a CDS encoding GNAT family N-acetyltransferase has translation MRREDAKYRICTRSLAALECNQAARLHLAGLSADFISRFGERFLERYYSASLQSPHADVIAAVDCSEGKVHGVLLGILDTPSHYSFLLKNYGVSLVLQAVIRSIADPGLGWDLLKSRGTRYARGVARTLGGRRSRRDEAVHSEKVGLLAHLVVEEDFRGVGIGRMLLDSYERRAREFGLDRLELVTHTGDLGAGPFYSRLGWEHRGRKTSRSGESFEFYIKQING, from the coding sequence ATGAGAAGAGAAGACGCGAAGTACCGTATCTGCACTCGCTCTCTGGCGGCGTTGGAATGCAATCAGGCCGCCCGGCTGCATCTCGCCGGACTTTCGGCGGACTTTATCTCCCGGTTCGGCGAGAGGTTTCTGGAACGCTACTATTCTGCCTCCCTGCAAAGTCCCCACGCGGATGTCATAGCTGCGGTGGACTGTTCGGAGGGCAAGGTTCACGGGGTTCTGCTTGGTATTCTGGACACTCCTTCGCATTACTCTTTTCTGCTGAAGAACTATGGTGTCTCGCTGGTGTTACAGGCTGTGATCCGTTCAATCGCTGACCCCGGTCTCGGGTGGGATCTCCTCAAAAGCCGGGGAACTCGCTACGCTCGTGGTGTCGCACGCACTCTCGGTGGTCGGAGATCCCGTAGAGACGAAGCCGTCCACAGCGAAAAGGTGGGGCTGCTCGCCCACCTGGTCGTAGAGGAGGACTTCCGGGGCGTGGGCATTGGGCGGATGCTCTTGGACTCATATGAAAGGCGTGCCCGCGAGTTTGGACTCGACCGACTCGAACTCGTAACTCATACGGGAGATCTCGGGGCCGGGCCTTTCTACTCTCGTCTGGGCTGGGAACACCGGGGCCGGAAGACCAGCCGGAGTGGTGAGAGCTTTGAGTTTTACATCAAACAGATCAACGGCTGA
- a CDS encoding class E sortase — translation MRSAKLLACSELAGNHHESRDTAKMRRLVSIFLSALMLIAGFVLIGYFALEFSGITSNTGASNAAPSGFSVPDLGPTDYGAGGPEDKTLRLTIPEMSRVDDVEVPDAAGDDTEALDSNAATHLKGTGFPWQREANVYIAGHRLGYPGSPSFLAFYDLDKLEEGDEIYVTDSEGTRYTYRVFKEFVVEPSDLAVTEPVQGQDILTLQTCTLPDYSQRLIVQAELIESA, via the coding sequence TTGAGGAGCGCGAAGCTTCTTGCATGCTCTGAACTCGCTGGGAATCATCATGAAAGTAGAGATACAGCAAAAATGAGGCGACTCGTATCCATATTTCTCAGCGCACTGATGCTGATCGCAGGATTTGTTCTTATAGGGTATTTCGCCCTAGAGTTCTCCGGGATCACTTCGAATACCGGAGCAAGCAACGCCGCCCCGAGCGGGTTCAGCGTACCGGATCTCGGCCCCACCGACTACGGAGCCGGAGGCCCGGAGGACAAGACGCTCCGGCTCACCATCCCCGAGATGAGTCGCGTAGACGATGTCGAGGTGCCGGATGCTGCCGGAGACGATACCGAAGCTCTGGACTCCAACGCCGCAACGCACCTGAAGGGAACCGGATTTCCCTGGCAGAGGGAAGCGAACGTCTACATCGCCGGACACCGTCTCGGTTATCCTGGCTCACCGAGTTTCCTTGCCTTCTATGATCTGGACAAGCTGGAAGAGGGAGATGAAATCTACGTAACGGACTCCGAAGGAACTCGATATACGTATCGGGTTTTCAAGGAGTTCGTTGTGGAACCGAGCGATCTCGCGGTGACGGAGCCGGTACAGGGCCAAGACATCCTGACCCTCCAGACTTGCACCCTGCCCGACTACTCTCAGCGTCTGATAGTTCAGGCCGAACTGATCGAGTCCGCATGA
- a CDS encoding rhodanese-like domain-containing protein, which translates to MKKLTMAVGLLAILVFAAVFAVGCEAERSERSSSEPGNTVSNDMYQGQRIQAEGGSFTRVSPEELNRTMGEQNLVLVNTHIPYAGDLPGTDLSIPYNEIDENLDRLPGREERIVLYCEGGPMSDEAARTLVSLGYSNVWDLDGGMDAWQRADFELEGL; encoded by the coding sequence TTGAAGAAGCTCACAATGGCAGTCGGGTTGCTGGCGATCCTGGTTTTCGCGGCTGTCTTCGCTGTCGGCTGTGAGGCTGAGCGTTCCGAGAGGTCATCGTCCGAACCTGGAAACACGGTATCGAATGACATGTATCAAGGCCAGAGAATACAGGCTGAGGGAGGCTCGTTCACTCGTGTCTCGCCAGAGGAACTGAACCGTACTATGGGCGAACAGAACCTCGTGCTGGTGAACACGCACATACCGTATGCAGGCGACTTGCCCGGCACCGACCTGTCTATTCCTTACAACGAGATAGACGAGAACCTGGACAGGCTGCCGGGGAGAGAAGAAAGGATAGTCCTCTACTGCGAGGGCGGACCGATGAGCGACGAAGCTGCGAGAACGCTGGTCAGTCTCGGTTACTCGAACGTCTGGGATCTCGATGGGGGCATGGACGCCTGGCAGCGCGCCGATTTCGAGCTGGAGGGTTTGTAG